One Pseudomonas entomophila genomic window carries:
- the efp gene encoding elongation factor P yields the protein MKTGKELKPGTVLRIDNDPWLVQKAEFTKSGRNSAIMKTKLKNLLTGYKTETVYGADDKLDDVILDRKEATLSFISGDSYTFMDTTDYTMYELNAEDIDAVLPYIEEGMEDICEAVFFEGRLVSVELPTTISRQVVYTENAARGDTSGKVMKPAKLKNGTEIQVADFIQIDEWIDIDTRDNSFKGRSKK from the coding sequence ATGAAAACTGGTAAAGAACTGAAACCCGGTACCGTTCTGCGCATCGATAACGATCCGTGGCTGGTTCAGAAAGCTGAATTCACCAAGTCGGGCCGTAACAGCGCGATCATGAAGACCAAGCTGAAGAACCTGCTGACCGGCTACAAGACCGAAACCGTATACGGTGCGGACGACAAGCTGGACGACGTGATCCTGGATCGCAAAGAAGCGACCCTGTCGTTCATCAGCGGTGACTCGTACACCTTCATGGACACCACCGACTACACCATGTACGAACTGAACGCCGAAGACATCGACGCCGTTCTGCCGTACATCGAAGAAGGCATGGAAGACATCTGCGAAGCCGTCTTCTTCGAAGGCCGTCTGGTATCGGTAGAACTGCCGACCACCATCAGCCGTCAGGTCGTCTACACCGAGAACGCCGCCCGTGGCGACACCTCCGGCAAGGTGATGAAGCCTGCCAAGCTGAAGAACGGCACCGAGATCCAGGTTGCCGACTTCATCCAGATCGACGAGTGGATCGATATCGACACTCGCGACAACAGCTTCAAGGGCCGTTCCAAGAAGTAA
- the earP gene encoding elongation factor P maturation arginine rhamnosyltransferase EarP produces the protein MKTTWDIFCTVVDNFGDIGVTWRLARQLVAEHDLAVRLWVDDLAAFARLCPEADTGAGRQWQHGVEVCHWPNEWQAATPAQVVVGAFACQLPEGYVEAMARQPTPPLWLNLDYLSAEDWVEGCHGLPSPQANGLRKIFFFPGFTERTGGLLREASLLPRGELFRHGPGERESFLAGLGIQAQADARLISLFAYENPQLGNWLDVLAADAHPTHLLVPQGRILGDLGQWLGEPGLPVGAVHRRGALTVQVLPFVSQDDYDRLLWSCDFNAVRGEDSFVRAQWAGVPMLWHIYIQEENAHWEKLEAFMALYCAGLSEAAGQALAGLWRAWNMDRPMGPAWQALQPHWQELREHARQWCAAQAAQPDLATKLVQFYRNSL, from the coding sequence ATGAAAACCACCTGGGACATCTTCTGCACCGTCGTCGACAACTTCGGCGATATCGGCGTGACCTGGCGCCTGGCCCGGCAGTTGGTGGCCGAGCATGACCTTGCCGTGCGCCTGTGGGTGGACGACCTGGCGGCCTTCGCGCGCCTGTGCCCCGAGGCCGACACGGGGGCAGGCCGGCAATGGCAGCACGGTGTCGAGGTCTGCCATTGGCCAAACGAATGGCAGGCCGCCACACCGGCCCAGGTGGTGGTGGGCGCGTTTGCCTGCCAACTGCCCGAGGGGTACGTCGAGGCGATGGCCCGGCAGCCCACGCCGCCGTTGTGGTTGAACCTGGACTATCTCAGCGCCGAAGACTGGGTGGAGGGCTGCCACGGATTGCCATCGCCCCAGGCCAATGGGCTGCGCAAGATCTTCTTCTTCCCGGGTTTCACCGAGCGTACCGGCGGTTTGCTGCGCGAGGCTTCGTTGTTGCCGCGCGGCGAACTATTCCGGCACGGGCCTGGCGAGCGGGAGAGCTTCCTTGCCGGGCTGGGTATCCAGGCCCAGGCGGATGCCCGGTTGATTTCGCTGTTCGCCTATGAGAATCCGCAACTGGGCAATTGGCTCGACGTGCTGGCGGCCGATGCGCATCCCACCCATCTGCTGGTACCCCAAGGGCGCATCCTGGGTGACCTCGGGCAATGGCTGGGTGAGCCGGGCCTGCCCGTGGGGGCGGTGCATCGGCGTGGCGCGTTGACCGTGCAGGTGCTGCCGTTCGTCAGCCAGGACGACTACGACCGACTGCTGTGGAGCTGCGATTTCAATGCCGTGCGCGGCGAGGATTCGTTCGTGCGCGCGCAATGGGCCGGCGTGCCGATGCTGTGGCACATCTATATCCAGGAAGAGAACGCCCACTGGGAAAAACTCGAGGCGTTCATGGCCCTGTATTGCGCTGGATTGTCCGAGGCCGCCGGCCAGGCCCTGGCCGGCCTGTGGCGGGCCTGGAACATGGATCGGCCAATGGGGCCGGCCTGGCAAGCCTTGCAGCCGCACTGGCAAGAACTGCGCGAGCATGCCCGCCAGTGGTGCGCGGCGCAGGCCGCTCAGCCGGACCTTGCCACGAAGCTGGTGCAGTTTTACCGAAATTCGCTATGA
- a CDS encoding LysR family transcriptional regulator: MESFSSLECFIRSAEVGSFAEAARRLSLTPAAVGKNVAQLEARLGVRLFQRSTRKLTLTEAGQRFLGEVSDSFRTIQYAVANLASAEGQPAGLLRVSMGTVFGRLYVLPLLGEFLRRYPAITPDWHFDNRQVDLIGQGFDAAIGGGFELPLGVVARKLTPAHRVLVAAPGYLQRHAQIDHPQALQAHEGILIRSPQTGRVRSWPLTSRWQEQCPLQLPQSMTMSDSDAACAVAEQGLGIALVSLPFAVPYLTAGRLSRVLPDWYVDDGNISLYYAEHKLLPGKTRAFIDFVAEQFAEQGLAERFNALQPL; the protein is encoded by the coding sequence ATGGAGTCCTTCAGCAGCCTTGAATGCTTTATCCGCAGCGCCGAGGTAGGCAGTTTCGCCGAAGCCGCCCGGCGCCTGTCGCTGACCCCGGCCGCGGTGGGCAAGAACGTCGCGCAACTGGAGGCGCGCCTGGGGGTGCGGCTGTTCCAGCGCAGCACCCGCAAGCTCACCCTGACCGAAGCCGGGCAGCGCTTCCTGGGGGAGGTGAGCGACAGTTTCCGCACCATCCAGTACGCCGTCGCCAACCTGGCCAGCGCCGAAGGCCAGCCGGCCGGGTTGCTGCGGGTGAGCATGGGCACGGTGTTCGGGCGGCTGTATGTGTTGCCGCTGCTGGGCGAGTTCTTGCGTCGTTACCCGGCGATCACCCCGGACTGGCACTTCGACAACCGTCAGGTCGACCTGATCGGCCAGGGTTTCGATGCCGCCATCGGCGGTGGATTCGAGCTGCCGTTGGGCGTGGTGGCGCGCAAGCTGACCCCGGCCCACCGGGTGCTGGTGGCGGCGCCGGGTTATTTGCAGCGGCACGCCCAGATCGACCATCCACAGGCATTGCAGGCCCATGAAGGTATCCTCATCCGCTCGCCGCAGACCGGGCGAGTGCGTTCCTGGCCGCTGACCAGCCGCTGGCAGGAGCAGTGCCCGCTGCAATTGCCGCAGAGCATGACCATGAGCGACTCCGACGCCGCTTGCGCCGTGGCCGAGCAAGGGTTGGGCATTGCCTTGGTGAGCCTGCCGTTCGCTGTCCCTTACCTCACCGCCGGGCGGTTGAGCCGGGTGTTGCCTGACTGGTACGTGGATGATGGCAACATCAGCCTGTACTACGCCGAGCACAAGCTGCTGCCGGGCAAGACCCGGGCGTTCATCGATTTCGTGGCGGAGCAGTTCGCCGAGCAGGGTTTGGCAGAGCGGTTCAACGCTTTACAGCCCCTGTGA
- a CDS encoding LysR family transcriptional regulator produces the protein MNLKQLEYALAVADTGSFTRAAERCHVVQSALSHQVARLEAQLNVSLFERSSRRVRLTPAGEAFVLSARPAVEAARRIADDVAAACGQVRGRLSIGEISSLTALDLVDLLAVFHRRYPDVDVRWLTAKSELLMADVCERRLDVGFVGLWQGEVLHGVQHRLLAREELVAVLPTAHRLAGAAQLTLADLVDEVLVDFPEGTGARRQTDEAFQAAGVRHRVQFEIGHVRLVEKFVQRGMAVGLVPERIARGFEGVAMVRLLDAPVRHLYAVWSPSPTPAARAFLEVMEQHLVSG, from the coding sequence ATGAACCTCAAGCAGCTCGAGTACGCCCTGGCCGTGGCCGACACCGGCAGCTTCACCCGCGCCGCCGAGCGCTGCCATGTGGTGCAGTCGGCGCTCAGCCATCAGGTGGCCCGTCTGGAGGCGCAGTTGAATGTCAGTTTGTTCGAGCGCAGCTCGCGCCGGGTAAGGCTGACACCTGCCGGCGAAGCCTTCGTGCTCAGTGCCCGGCCGGCGGTCGAGGCCGCCCGGCGTATCGCCGATGATGTGGCCGCGGCGTGCGGGCAGGTGCGCGGGCGCCTGTCGATCGGTGAGATCAGTTCGCTGACCGCCCTGGACCTGGTCGACCTGCTGGCAGTGTTCCACCGCCGCTATCCGGATGTGGACGTGCGCTGGCTCACGGCCAAGAGCGAACTGCTGATGGCCGATGTCTGCGAGCGGCGGCTGGATGTGGGCTTCGTCGGCCTGTGGCAAGGCGAGGTGTTGCACGGTGTGCAGCATCGCCTGCTGGCACGGGAGGAACTGGTGGCGGTGCTGCCGACGGCGCACCGGCTGGCCGGCGCTGCGCAATTGACCTTGGCTGACCTGGTCGATGAAGTGCTGGTGGACTTTCCCGAAGGGACCGGCGCACGGCGGCAGACTGACGAAGCGTTTCAGGCGGCGGGGGTGAGGCATCGGGTGCAGTTCGAGATCGGCCATGTTCGCCTGGTGGAAAAATTCGTCCAGCGCGGCATGGCCGTGGGGCTGGTACCGGAGCGGATCGCCCGGGGGTTCGAAGGGGTGGCCATGGTGCGCTTGCTGGATGCGCCGGTGCGGCACCTGTATGCGGTGTGGTCACCCAGCCCGACACCGGCGGCGCGAGCGTTTCTCGAGGTGATGGAGCAGCACCTGGTGTCGGGTTGA
- a CDS encoding organic hydroperoxide resistance protein yields MQKVTPLYIAEATSTGGRDGKSRSSDGKLEVKLSTPKELGGAGGEGTNPEQMFAAGYSACFIGALKFVAGQEKKALPADASITAKVGIGQIPGGFGLDIDLHINLPGLAQADAEGLVEKAHKVCPYSNATRGNVDVRLHVTV; encoded by the coding sequence ATGCAAAAGGTCACTCCGCTGTACATCGCAGAAGCCACCTCCACTGGTGGTCGCGACGGTAAGTCCCGCTCCAGCGACGGCAAGCTGGAGGTCAAGCTGAGCACCCCCAAGGAGCTCGGTGGCGCGGGCGGTGAAGGCACCAACCCCGAGCAGATGTTCGCCGCCGGTTACTCGGCCTGCTTCATTGGCGCGCTGAAGTTCGTGGCGGGTCAGGAGAAGAAGGCACTGCCGGCCGATGCGTCGATCACCGCCAAGGTGGGCATCGGGCAGATCCCAGGCGGCTTCGGGCTGGACATCGACCTGCACATCAACCTGCCGGGCCTGGCCCAGGCCGATGCCGAAGGGCTGGTGGAGAAGGCGCACAAAGTCTGCCCTTATTCCAATGCCACCCGCGGCAATGTGGATGTGCGCTTGCATGTAACGGTCTGA
- a CDS encoding MFS transporter, producing the protein MNTPTLSRALILLMATATGLAVASNYYAQPLLHSIAEQFGLSTASAGTIVIAAQLSYGAGLLLLAPLGDLFEQRRLIVTMVLIATVGLVISAYAPSLPWLILGTALTGLFSVVAQVLVPLAAALSAPEQRGRAVGTLMSGLLLGILLARTAAGFMAELGGWRSIYVLAAVLMAITALALYRSLPQHHSHAGLKYPALIGSVFRLFVEEPVLRLRSLLGLLAFSLFALFWTPLAFLLSSEPYHYSDAVIGLFGLAGAVGALAANWAGRLADRGKGALGTTVGLVALLLSWVPLGFAQSSLVALLVGVLMLDLAVQLIHVSNQNAVIALRPEARTRLNAGYITCYFIGGALGSLLGTQLFEVHGWMGIVVAGLVIGALALVVWGLAERRRVKVAPSAAH; encoded by the coding sequence ATGAACACCCCGACATTGAGTCGCGCCCTGATCCTGCTGATGGCCACCGCCACCGGCCTGGCCGTGGCCAGCAACTATTACGCCCAACCCTTGCTGCACAGCATTGCCGAGCAGTTCGGCCTGAGCACCGCCAGCGCCGGCACCATCGTCATCGCCGCGCAACTGAGCTACGGCGCCGGCCTGCTGTTGCTGGCGCCGCTGGGCGACCTGTTCGAGCAGCGCCGGCTGATCGTGACCATGGTGCTGATCGCTACCGTGGGCCTGGTGATCAGCGCCTACGCGCCGAGCCTGCCGTGGCTGATCCTCGGCACGGCGCTGACCGGGCTGTTCTCCGTGGTGGCGCAGGTGCTGGTGCCGCTGGCGGCCGCCCTGAGCGCCCCGGAACAACGCGGCCGCGCGGTGGGCACGCTGATGAGCGGCCTGCTGCTGGGTATCCTGCTGGCCCGCACTGCCGCCGGTTTCATGGCCGAGCTGGGCGGCTGGCGCAGCATCTACGTGCTGGCCGCGGTGCTGATGGCGATCACCGCCCTGGCGCTGTACCGCAGCCTGCCGCAGCACCACAGCCATGCCGGCCTGAAATACCCGGCGCTGATCGGCTCGGTGTTCCGGCTGTTCGTCGAAGAGCCGGTGCTGCGCCTGCGCTCGCTACTGGGGCTGTTGGCGTTCAGCTTGTTCGCCCTGTTCTGGACGCCGCTGGCGTTCCTGCTGAGCAGCGAGCCCTACCACTACTCCGACGCGGTGATCGGCCTGTTCGGCCTGGCCGGCGCGGTGGGCGCGCTGGCGGCCAACTGGGCCGGGCGCCTGGCCGACCGTGGCAAGGGCGCGCTGGGGACCACGGTGGGGCTGGTGGCGCTGTTGCTGTCGTGGGTGCCGCTGGGCTTTGCGCAAAGCTCGCTGGTGGCGCTGCTGGTGGGCGTGCTGATGCTGGACCTGGCGGTGCAGTTGATCCATGTGAGTAACCAGAATGCGGTGATCGCGCTGCGCCCTGAAGCGCGGACGCGGCTCAACGCCGGGTACATCACCTGCTACTTCATCGGCGGCGCGCTGGGTTCGTTGCTGGGGACGCAGCTGTTCGAAGTGCATGGCTGGATGGGGATCGTCGTCGCCGGGCTGGTGATCGGCGCCCTGGCGCTGGTGGTGTGGGGGCTGGCAGAGCGCAGGCGGGTGAAGGTGGCGCCCAGCGCAGCCCATTGA
- a CDS encoding GreA/GreB family elongation factor, with the protein MDKASLLPRIIATLEHDMEVLRRAAQTAYEAATAEENIAENKYDTLGLEASYLATGQARRTAEIRQALLTYQQMVLRDYDPARGIQIGCLVTLEDEDGQQRQLFLGPEGAGLKIGEGDSLVTVITSRAPLGQQLVGKRVDDEVSLVVNGITQIQVIIEVT; encoded by the coding sequence ATGGACAAGGCCAGCCTGCTCCCGCGCATCATCGCCACCCTCGAGCACGACATGGAGGTGCTGCGCCGCGCCGCCCAGACCGCCTACGAGGCGGCCACCGCCGAAGAGAACATCGCCGAGAACAAGTACGACACCCTGGGGCTGGAGGCGTCATACCTGGCCACCGGGCAGGCCCGGCGTACCGCCGAGATCCGCCAGGCGCTGTTGACCTACCAGCAGATGGTGCTGCGTGATTACGACCCGGCGCGGGGAATCCAGATCGGCTGCCTGGTGACGCTGGAAGACGAGGATGGCCAGCAGCGCCAATTGTTCCTCGGGCCGGAAGGCGCCGGCCTGAAGATTGGCGAGGGTGACTCGCTGGTGACGGTGATCACCTCGCGAGCTCCGCTGGGGCAGCAGTTGGTTGGCAAGCGAGTAGATGACGAGGTAAGCCTGGTGGTGAACGGAATCACCCAGATCCAGGTCATCATCGAAGTCACCTGA
- a CDS encoding 3-oxoacyl-ACP reductase family protein, with protein MSQQLPLSGKVALVQGGSRGIGAAIVRRLAQDGAKVAFTYVSSTQTAEALAGEIINAGGQALALRADSADTGAVQQAVADTVKAFGGLDILVNNAGVLAVAPVAEFDLDDFDRLLAVNVRSVFVATQAAVKHMGQGGRIINIGSTNAERMPFAGGAPYAMSKSALVGLTRGLARDLGPQGITVNNVQPGPVDTDMNPAKGEFADSLIPLMAIGRYGKVEEIASFVAYLAGPEAGYITGASLTADGGFAA; from the coding sequence ATGTCCCAGCAACTTCCCCTCAGCGGTAAAGTGGCCCTCGTCCAGGGCGGTTCCCGTGGTATCGGCGCGGCTATTGTCCGCCGCCTGGCCCAGGACGGCGCCAAGGTCGCCTTCACCTACGTAAGCTCCACCCAGACCGCCGAAGCCCTGGCCGGCGAGATCATCAATGCAGGCGGCCAGGCCCTGGCCCTGCGCGCCGACAGCGCCGATACCGGTGCGGTGCAGCAAGCGGTGGCCGATACCGTCAAGGCCTTCGGTGGCCTCGACATCCTGGTCAACAACGCCGGCGTGCTGGCCGTGGCGCCGGTGGCCGAATTCGACCTGGACGACTTCGATCGCCTGCTGGCGGTCAACGTGCGCAGCGTGTTCGTCGCCACCCAGGCGGCGGTGAAGCACATGGGCCAGGGCGGCCGGATCATCAACATCGGCAGCACCAACGCCGAGCGCATGCCCTTCGCTGGTGGCGCGCCGTATGCCATGAGCAAGTCGGCGCTGGTTGGCCTGACCCGGGGCCTGGCGCGCGACCTGGGGCCACAGGGCATCACCGTGAACAACGTCCAGCCTGGGCCGGTCGATACCGACATGAACCCGGCCAAGGGCGAATTCGCCGACAGCCTGATCCCGCTGATGGCCATCGGGCGATATGGCAAGGTCGAGGAGATTGCCAGTTTCGTCGCGTATCTGGCGGGGCCTGAGGCGGGCTACATCACCGGCGCCAGCCTGACGGCCGATGGTGGTTTTGCTGCCTGA